In Oharaeibacter diazotrophicus, the genomic window GTCCGGTCGAACACGATGGCGATCGCCACGATGGCGAGGCCGTTGAAGATGCCGAGCGCGAAATACTGGTTGGCGATCGACTTCAGGACCGGCTGGCCGAGGCCCTGGACGCCGATCATCGCGGCCACCACCACCATGGCCAGCGCCATCATGATGGTCTGGTTGATGCCGGCCATGATGGTCGGCAGCGCCAGCGGGATCTGCACGTTGAAGAGCTTCTGCGCCTTCGACGACCCGAAGGCGTCGGCGGCCTCCAGCACCTCGCGGTCGACGAGGCGGATGCCGAGGTCGGTCAGGCGGATCATCGGCGGGATAGCGTAGATCACCACGGCGATCAGCCCGGGCACGCGGCCGATGCCGAGCAGCATCACCACGGGGATCAGGTAGACGAAGCTCGGCATGGTCTGCATCACGTCGAGCACCGGGTTGATGATCGAGCGCGCGCGGTTGGAGCGCGACATCAGGATGCCGAGCGGAATGCCGAGCGCCACCGACAGCAGCGTGGCGACGAAGATCATCGAGATGGTCTTCATCGTGTCGTCCCACATGCCGAGCCAGCCGATCACGAGCAGCCCGACGACGGAGCCGGCGACGATGCGGCCGTTGCGGCTCGCGACCCAGACCAGCAGGGCGATCACGGCCAGCACGATCGGCCAGGGCGAACCGGTCAGGAGCTTCTCGGCCCAGATCAGGAACCACTGCAGCGGCTTGAAGAACGCCTCGAGCGAGGGTCCGAAGGCGCGGGTGAACATGCGGAAGGTCTCGTCGATCGCCTTCTTCACGGCGGTGAGATCTTCTGTCGGCATGGTGGGGAAGCGGGTCAGCCAGTCCATGCGCCCTCCGGGAGTTCGAGGAGCGTGTCTCTCGCGTCACCCCCGTTGGACGGCGGGGGAACTGCGGATGTGCGAACGGGCGGCGGCGCGCTCGCGCCACCGTCCGTCGATGTCGGGGGGAACCGGATCAGCCGGCGACCGCCGCCTTGACCTTCTCGGCCGCCTCGGGGGAGACCCACGGCGTCCAGACGTCGGGGTTGTTCTTCAGGAAGTACTTGGCGCCCGCCTCGCCGTCGGCCTGGTTGTCGCTCATCCAGGCGAGCAGCTTGTTGACGGTCTCGTTCTTCCACGAGCGCTTGGTCAGGTACTCGTAGGCCGGGCCGCCGGCGTCCTTGAAGCGCGAGGTCACCACCGTGAACACCTCGGACTTCGCCCAGGCGTTCGGCTTCGGATCGGCGCAGTCCGGCACCGACGAGCAGCGGTCCCACTCGGCCTTGTCGTGGGTGGCGGCCATGTCGAGCTTGACCATCTCGTAGCGGCCGAGGATGGCGGTCGGCGCCCAGTAGTAGCCGAGCCAGCCCTGCTTGGCCTCGTAGGCCTTGGCGATCGAGCCGTCGAGACCGGCGGCCGAGCCGGTGTCGATCAGGTTGAAGCCGGCCGCCTGGGCGCCGTAGGCCTTGTAAAAGTTGGCCGTGGTGACCTGGCAGTTCCAGCCCTGCGGGCAGTTGTAGACCGCGGCCTTGGAGTTGTCCTCCGGGTCCGGGAACAGCTCGGGGTGCTTCAGCGCGTCCGGGATCGACTTGATGTCCGGGTGGGCCTCGGCGAGATACTTCGGGATCCACCAGCCCTCGACGCCGCCGTCCGACAGCGACTCGCCGGCATAGGCGAGCTTGCCCTCGGCGACCGCCTTGTCGAGCAGGTCGCGCATGGCGTTGACCCAGGCCTCGGGGGCGACGTCCGGCTCGCCCTTCTCGATCATCGAGGTCAGCGTCGGCTGGGTGTCGCCGGCGACGAGTTCGGCGTCGCAGCCGTAGCCCGACGACAGCACGATCTTGTCGATCCAGGCGAGCACCTCGGCGCTCTGCCAGTTCATGTTGGCGATGGTGACATGGCCGCAGTCGGCCGCGGCGGCGGTGCCGACCTGGCACAGTCCGCAACCCGCGGCGATCACCGCGGTGGCGAGAAGCTTATTCATCCTTCCGGTCCTCCGGTTACCCTGTCGTTGCCCCTCGATCGGCCGCGGGGCGCGTTGACGTCCGCCCCTTTCGCGACCGAGCCCGGCGGCACTCCCCGCCGCCGGACGTTCCCGCGGACGCGCCCGTTCGGGCCCGCCCGCCAAACCCATCAGCGCTCGCCCGCCACCAGCCGCACCGCCGGCCCGGCGCCGCCGCCCGCGGCGGCCCGGCCGCGCCCGGCGAAGCGGGCGATGATCCAGCTGCGGAAGTCGGCCACCACGGGATCGTCGAGATCCTCGGCGGCCAGCGAGAGATAGTAGCCGAAGCCGTCGTCGCACGCCTCCGCGAAGGGCGCGACGAGGCGGCCGGCGGCGATCTCGCCGGCGAACATGTCGACGTCGGCGAGCGCGACGCCGCCGCCGGCGATGGCGTACTGAACCGCCAGCACCAGAGTGTCGAAGGTGGTGCCGCGCCCGTCCGGGGCCGCGAGGCCGTGACGGCGGGCGAAGTCGTTCCAGAGGTGACCGCGCGGCCGGCCCTCGACGCGCACGTGCAGGAGTTCGTGCCGGGCGAGGAAGCCGGCGAGGTCGAGCCCGTCGCGGGCGATTCCGGCCGCGATCGCCGGCGAGCACACCGGCGTCACGCGCACCAGCCACAGGAGGTCGCGGATCGCGTCGGAGACGCGCGGCAGATCGTACACCACGGCGACGTCGACGTCGCCGGCCGGCAGGCCGGGCGCCAGCGTCGAGACGACGTCGAGCGAGACGTCGGGGAAGCGGGCGCGGAACTCGCCGAGCAGCGGCATCGCCAGTTGCTGCAGGAAGGACGGCGGGAAGTGGACGCGCAGCGTGCGACCGGCGTCGGGCGTGCGGACGCGGATCTCGTCGAGCACCTGCTCGAGCCGGTCGAACGACTTGCCGATCGCCGGCAGCAGCATCTCGCCGGCCCGGGTCAGCGCCACCGTGTGGGCGCGGCGGATCAGGAGCTTCTGGCCGATCAGGTCCTCGAGGGTCGCCACGTGGCGGCTCACCGCGCTCTGTGTCACGCCGATGGCTTGCGCGCCGCCCGTGAAACTCAGATGACGGCCGACGGCCTCGAAGGCGCGCAGGGCATTCAGCGGGATCCACTTCCTCGAGTAGGCGGTGTCCACGGCCATGGCGTCCGAAGTCCCTGTTCGGTTTGGACGGCGGCGGGAAGAACCCTGCCGCCGATCGATCGTCGGCCCTCTAGCGACTTCCCCTTAAGCACTCGTCCGGGCTACCGGTTCGACCGGCGGCCGTGCTGATGTTCGGCTGCGAAACTTCGCGCCGCAAATCCCTTTACCGCATGGGCGCATGAGTTTTTTGAATTGTCCGCGGCGCCCTCGCCCGTGGCAGCTTCTCCGTCGACTTCGGAGACCGCCATGCTCGACAGCGCCAGGATCCTCGCCCTCCTCGATTCCCGCCGGCCGGGCCACGCCCTGCCGCAGGCGCTCTACAACGATCCGGCCGTCCACCGCTTCGACATCGACGTGATCTTCGGCCGGTCCTGGCTGATGATCGGGTTCGAAGTCGAACTACCCAAGCCTGGATCCTACATCGCCCTCACCGTCGGGCGCTCGCCCATTATCGTCATCCGCGACCGCGGAGGCGACATTCGCGGCTTCCACAACGTGTGCCGCCACCGCGGCGCGCAACTCTGCAGCGACGGCGCCGGCCGTTCGGCCCGGCTCGTCTGCCCCTACCACCAGTGGACCTACGACCTCGACGGCAAGCTCCTGCACGCCGACCGCATGGCCGAGGACTTCGACCCCGCCGCCCACGGCCTGACGCCGATCCGCGTCGAGCTGCTCGCCGGCTGCATCTACGTCTGCCTGTCCGACGACGGGCCGGACTTCGCGCCCTTCCGTGCCGTCGCGGAGCCGCAGCTCCTGAAGCACAACTTCAGGGACGCCAAGGTCGCCTTCTCCTCGGTCCTGGTCGAGAAGGCGAACTGGAAGCTGGTGATGGAGAACGCGCGCGAGTGCTACCACTGCGCCGCCTGCCACCCGGAGCTCGGAATCGCCTTCCCGACCGGCATGTCGAAGCACTTCGACTTCACCGGCGACGAGCACGCCGCCAACTTCGACCGCCGCATGGCCGACGTCGGCCTCGACACGACGCCGCGCGAGGGCGACTGGTGGCAGGTCGCGCGCTTCCCGCTCAACCCGGGCATCGAGTCGATGTCGATGGACGGCAAGCCCTGCGTCGACCGCCGCATGATCGACGTCAACGCCCGCGAGATCGGCTCGCTGCGCTGGGCGATCGAGCCGCACAATTTCAGCCACGCCCTGCCCGAATACGCCTTCATGTTCTCCGCCTTCCCGACCGGGCCGGAGGAGACGATCGTGCTGTCGAAGTGGCTGGTCCACAAGGACGCGGTCGAGGGCGTCGACTACACCCTCGAGGGCCTGACCGAGACCTGGACGCGCACGAACCTCCAGGACCGCGACCTCGCCGAGAACAACCAGCGCGGCGTCAACGGTCTCGGCTACCGCCCCGGCCCCTATTCGGACGACGCCGAGGCGCTGGTGATCCGCTTCGTCGACTGGTACGGCGCCACCGCCCGTCGGCACCTCGAAGCCGCCTGACGGACCATGGCGATCCCCGATCCCGCGCGCACCCGACCCTGGTCGGGTGCGGACGATCCGCTCGTGCTCGCGGCCGTGCGCGACGAGGCGCCGGGCGTGAAGAGCTTCCGCTTCGTCGCCGCCTCGGGCGCGCCGTTCCGCTTCGCCGCCGGCCAGCATCTGGTGCTCGACCTGCCGCTGCCGGGCGGCACGGTGCGGCGTTCCTTCACCATCGCCAGCCCTCCGACCCGGCCTGCCTACGTCGAGCTGACCGTGAAGGCGCAGGGCGCCGGCGGCGCCACCGCTTGGATGCACGAGGCGCTGCGGCCCGGCGCGCGCCTCGTCGCCCGCGGCCCCGGCGGCGGCTTCCACTTGGCCGAGCGGCTCGACCGGCCGCTGGTGCTCGCCACGGCCGGCAGCGGCGCGACGCCGGCGATGGCGATCGCCCGCACCCTCAGCGACCGCCGTGAGTCGGTCCCGGTCCACTACCTCCACCTCGCCCGCCGCAGCGCCGACCTCCTGTTCCGCGCCGAGGTCGAGACCATCGCCGCCTCGCTGCCCGCCTTCAGGGCCGACTTCAGGATCTCCACCGCCGACCCCGCCTGCGGCCTTCCCGCCGGCCGGCCCGACACCGCCGCGCTCGCCCGTGCGATCCCCACGCTCGCCGCTGCCGAGGTCTACGCCTGCGGCCCCGCCGGCTTCATGGCCGCGATGCGCGCCGCCCACGCCATCGCCGGCGGCGCGCCGGAGCGCTTCCACACCGAATCCTTCGGCGGCGCCGAGGAGGCGCTCGCGCCCGCCACCGCCGCACCGACCGCCGGCTTCGCCGTCCGGGTGCTGCCGTCGGGGCGCGAGTTGGTGGCGGCGCCGGACGAGCCGCTGCTGGCCGCGCTCCACCGCGCCGGCGTCGCGCTGCCGAGTTCCTGCCGCAGCGGCCTCTGCGGCACCTGCCGGATCATGAAGCGCGCCGGCGAGGTCGAGATGAACCAGAACGGCGGTCTGTTCGACGACGAGGTCGAGGACGGCCTGATCCTCGCCTGCTGCTCGCGCGCCCGCTCCCCCCTCACCCTCGAGATCGCGAAATGAGCGCCGACCTACCGAACGACCGCGCGCCGAGCGCCGAGACGCTGGCGATCTCCGCCGGCTACGACCCGGCGTCCGCCCGCGGCGCCGCCAAGCCGCCGGTCTACCTGACGTCCACCTTCGTCTATCCCTCCGCGGCCGCCGCCAAGGACCTGCACGTCGCCTTCTTCGACGGCGTCGATGCCGGCGCCGCGCCGGGCTTCATCTACGCCCGCCTCGGCCACCCCAACCTCGACATGATCGAGGCCCGCGTCGCCGCGCTCGACGGCGCCGAGGACGCCGCCTGCTTCGCCTCCGGCATGGCCGCGATCACCACCACGCTGCTCGCCCTGCTCGCCCCCGGCGACGGCATCCTGCACACCCGCCCGCTCTACGGCGGCACCGACGCGCTGATCTACGGCGAACTCGCCCGGCTCGGCTTTCCCGCCTTCGGCATCCTCGACGCGGTCGATCCCGCCGAGGTCGACCGCGCGGTCGACGCCGCGCTCGCCGCCGGCCCGGTCGGCGTGATCTGGGTCGAGAGCCCCGCCAACCCGACCGCCACCATCGCCGACCTCGCCCTGATCGCCGCCGCGGCCGACCGCATCGCCGCACGGCAGGGCAGGCGTCCGCCGATCGTCGTCGACAACACCTTCCTCGGCCCCCTCGCCTCCAACCCGCTGCGCCACGGCGCCGATCTGGTGATGACCTCGCTGACCAAGTACGCCGCCGGCCACAGCGACCTGCTCGCCGGCGGCATCTCCGGCTCGGCGGCGCTGGTGCGGCGGCTGAAGCAGGCGCGCACGCTGTTCGGCACGCCGCTCGACGCCCATTCCTGCTGGCTGCTGCTGCGCTCGCTGGAGACGCTGGCACTGCGCACCGCGCGCGCCTTCGCCAACGCCCGCGCCATCGCCGAGTACCTGCGCGGCCATCCGAAAGTGCGCTCGGTCACCTGGCTCGGCTTCCTCGCCGAGGGCACGCCCGCCCGCGCCGCCTTCGAGCGCCAGTACCGCGGCACCGGCTCGACCTTCTCGTTCAAGATCGCCGGCGGCGAGGCCGAAGCCTTCCGCATGCTCGACCGGCTCAAGGTGATGCGGATGGCGGTCAGCCTCGGCGGCACCGAGACGCTGATCTGCCACTCCGCATCCACCACCCATTATGCGGTTCCGAAGGCGCGGCGCGAGGCGGTCGGCGTCGACGATTCCACCCTGCGCATCTCCGTCGGCATCGAGGATCCCGCCGACCTCCTCGCCGACCTCGAACAGGCCCTGGAGGCGATCTGATGGACGCGCCGCTCCCCTTCGTCGACCCCAAGGCGCAGGCCGGCAAGTTCGCCGCGCCGGCCGAGACCTTCGACGTGCTGGTGGTCGGCGGGGGGCCAGCGGGCACCGCCGCCGCCGTCGAGGCCGCCGGCCACGGCGCCTCGGTGCTGCTGATCGACGAGCACCCGGTCGGCGCGGGCCTCGTCGGCCTCGACGTGCCCTTCCTGTTCGGCGGCCGCGCCACCGCCGCCGTCGTCACGCCGGAGCGGCTGGTCGAGCAGGTGGTCGCCACGTCGCCCGGCCTGGAGGCCGCCTTCGAGGCCGGCGTCGACGTCCGCCTCGGCGTCTCCTGCTTCGGGCTCTACGTCGAGGGACCGGGGTCGCTGAGCCTGCCCGGTCGCATCGCCGCGCTCTCCGACGGCGAACGGTCGTGGACCGTCGGCTTCCGCACCGCGGTCGTCGCCACCGGCGCCCGCGACCTCGTGATCTTTTTCCCCGGGTCCGAACTCCCGGGCGTCGTCGGCGCCGTCGGCCTCCACACCCTGCTCGCCCGCTACGACGCCTTCGACGGCCGCCGCGTGGTCGTGCTCGGCTCGGACGCGCTCGCGGTCGAGGCCGTGCTCGCCTGCCGCGCCCGCGGCGTCGCGGTCGCCGCCGTCGTCGAGGTGGCGCTGGCGGTCGCGGCGCCGGCCGATCTCGCCGCCGCGCTGGCGGACACCGGCGTGCCGGTGCTGACCTCCCACGTCGTCGTCCGCGCCGAGGGCGACCCGACCGGCATCCGCGCCGCGGTCGTCGCCCCGGTCGGCGGCGGCGAGGCGACGCGGATCGCCTGCGACACGATCTGCCTCGCCCTCGGCCGCGTTCCGGTGGTCGACCTCCTCGACGCCGCCGGTGCCGCCCTCGCCTATCGCGACGACGCCGGCGGCTTCGTGCCGACGACGGCCGACGGGCTCGAGACCACGCTGCCGTGCGTCTTCGTCGCCGGCGACTGCGCCGGTCTCGGTCGTCGGTCGTCCGACGGCACCGCGGACGCCGCCGGCCGGGCCGCCGCCCGCGCCGCCCTCGCCCGCCTCGGCCGCGACGTCCCCGCGGCGGAACTGCCCGTCGTCGACGCCGCTCCGACCGAGGCCTACCGGCTCGCGTGGATGGATGCCATGACCGCGGCCGGTGGCCCGGACGTCGAGATCTGCCGCTGCGAGGAGGTGACGCGGGCCGAGTTGCTCGGCGTCCGCCCGCCGCGCTATCTCGGCGCCGACGCCGCGCCCTGTCCGCCGCTGGAGCGCCTCGCCGAAGACGGCACGCCCTCGCCCGACCAGCTGAAGCGCCTGACCCGTGCCGGAATGGGCGTCTGCCAGGGCCGGCGCTGCCGCGAACAGGTCGCGATGGCGACGGCGCTCGCCACCGGCACGCCGCTCGCCCGCCTGCCGCTCGCCGGCTACCGCGCGCCCGTACGGCCGCTGCCGCTCGCCGCGATCGCCGACCGGGACGAGACGCCGGCCATGACCGCCGACTGGGACGTCTGGTTCGGCATCCCGACCCAATGGGTGCCCTACGACGACATCGGCACCGAGCGCGAGGACGCGTTCCTCGGCCGCAACATGCACCTTTGAGGCGGAGCCCGACCGGGCGACGGCCGAACGAACTCTCGACGTCCCGACGGATCGGGACCTGACGTGACCGGTACGGAGAGACGGCGATGACGGGAGAGGCGATCCGCGGGGCCGCGGTGGTGGTCGTCGGTGCCGGCGCCAGCGGCCTGTCGGCGGCGTGGTGGCTGGCGCGGTCCGGCGTCGACGTGCTGGTGCTCGACAAGGGCATCGTCGGCTGGGAGGCCTCCGGCCGCAACGGCGGCGGCTGCACCCACTACCAGTCGCCGCTGTTCCACGAGGAGCAGCGGCTGTGGCCGACGATGGACGACCTGCTCGGCTATCCCACCGAGTATCGCCGCGAGCGCATCATCATCGCCACCACCGAGGAGCATCTGGCGCTCTATCGTTCGATGGGCGAGCGGCTCGGCGCGCTCGGCTACCCGTGGGAGCCGATCGACGCGCGGCAGGCGCGCGAGCGGGTGCCGCTCGCCGGCGACACCGTGCTCGGCGGCGTCCACTTCAAGGTCGGCGGCCACGCCAACCCGCAGCGCACCGTCCAGGCCTACGCCTGGGCGACCCGCGACCTCGGCGGCCGTGTAGTCCAGCACGCGCCGGTCACCGCGATCCGCCGCGGCGCAGGCGGTCGGGTCGTCGGGGTCGAGACCCCTCGGGGCCTCGTCGGCTGCGACCACCTCGTGATCGCGGCGGGGCCGCAGACCGGCCGGCTGGCCGCCATGGTCGGCGCCGACCTGCCGCTGGCGATGGCGCGGGCGGAGATGGTGGTGACGGAGCCGCTGCCGCTGATGCCGATCGGCGGCGTCGACGGCAACGGCCTCTACGGCCGCCAGACGCTGCGCGGCAACCTCGCCTACGGCGGCGGCCCGCACGAATGGCTCGATCTGCCGGCGGCGGGCGCGCCGCTCGCCCGACCGACCACGCCACTCACCCGCAACCTCGCCCGCCGCATCGCCGAACTGCTGCCGAAGGCGGCGCACGCCCGCGTCATCCGCTCCTGGGCCGGCCTGATCGAGAACACGCCGGACGGCCGCCCGGTGATCGAGCGGCTCGCCGAGCCCGACAACGTCACGCTGTGCACCATGTCGGCTGTCGGCTTCGGCCTGTCGCCTGCGACCGGCCGGGCGATCCGCGACCTCGTGGTCGACGGCACCTGCTCCTTCGCCGACATCTCCAAGTTCCGCCTCGCCCGCTTCGCCGGCCTCGACCCCGACTGGCGCCGCGCCAACGGCTGGGTCGAGGCCCGGGCGGCGTGAGTGGCCTGCTTCACTCGGCGATCTTCAGTCCGATGCTGCCGGCGACGATGAGGGCGATCGAGCCGAGGCGGAGCAGCGAGGTGCCCTCGCCGAACAGCAGGATGCCGAGGATGGCGGTGCCGACCGCGCCGATGGCGCCCCAGACGGCGTAGGCGGTGCCGAGCGGCAGGTAGCGCAGCGACCAGCCGAGCAGCAGAGTGCTCGCCGCCATCGCCGCCACGGTGACCAGCGACGGCACCAGCTTAGTAAAGCCGTCCGCGTATTTCAGCGCCAGCGTCCAGACCACTTCCAACGCCCCGGCCGCCAGCAGAATCAACCAACCCATGTCCTCGACGCCTCCTCGGCTCTCGCCCCCGCGTCTTAAGCGACGGCGCGAAAAGAGGCAATCCGCCTCGCTGATGGGCAGTCGACGGGGTGCGGCGGCGCGGTCAGTAGAGGCCGCCCGTGCCGGTGACCACCGCGCGGTCGGCGTCGGGGTCGACCGGGGTGCCGCCGCCACCGGCGACCGCACCGCCGCTGTCGGCGCCGATGACCTCGTAGATGTCGGCCGGGCCGGTACCGGGCTTGAAGGCCTCGATGATGGTGTTCGGGCCGCCGGACGAGCGCATGCCGGTCTTGCGGTCGATCGGCACCAGCGTCATGCCGTCGGGGACGCGGAACTCTTGCGGCGGCTGGCCGGCGAGCGCGACCGACATGAAGTCGCGGAACACCGGCGCCGCCATCAGGCCGCCGGTGGAGCCGTGGCCCATCGGGCGCGGAGTGTCGTAGCCGAGGAAGATGCCGACGACGAGGTCGGGCGTGAAGCCCAGGAACCAGGCGTCCTTCTCGTCGTTGGTGGTTCCGGTCTTGCCGGCGATCGGCCGGTTCAGGCTCTTCACCACCGTCGCCGTGCCGCGCTGGACCACGCCCTCCATCATCGAGGTGATCTGGTAGGCAGTCATCGGGTCGAGCACCTGCTCGCGCTCGTCGATCAGTTCGGGTTCGTCCTGGCCGGTCCAGGCGTCGGCGACGCAGGCGGCGCAGACGCGCTGGTCGTGCTTGAAGATGGTGCGACCGAAGCGGTCCTGGACGCGGTCGATCACCGTCGGCTGCACGCGGCGGCCGCCGTTGGCGATGATCGAGTAGGCGTTGGCCATGCGCAGCACCGTCGTCTCGCCGGCGCCGAGCGCCATCGAGACCACCGGCATCATCTTGTCGTAGATGCCGAAACGCTCGGCGTATTCGGCGACCAGTGGCATGCCCATGTCGGAGGCGAGGCGGACGGTCATCAGGTTGCGCGAGCGCTCGATGCCGGTGCGCAGCGTCGACGGACCGCCGAAGCCGCCGCCGTAGTTCTGCGGCCGCCAGATCTGGCCGTTGCCCTGGTCGAGCTCGATCGGGCCGTCCATCACCACCGAGGCCGGGGTGTAGCCGTTGTCGAGCGCGGCCGAGTAGACGAAGGGCTTGAACGAGGAACCCGGCTGGCGCATCGCTTGGGTCGCGCGGTTGAATTCGCTCTGGGCGTAGGAGAAGCCGCCGACCAGCGCGCGGACGCGGCCGGTGCGCGGCTCCATCGCCACCAGCGCGCCGGAGATCTCCGGCACCTGACGCAGCCGGTAGGTACCCTCGCCGCCGTCGCCTTCGGAGAGCTTCTCGACGTAGACGACGTCGCCGGGCGACAGCACGTCGGACGTGGCCGCGACCTTGGCGCCGCGCCGCGGGCCCTTGCCCCAGCGCGCCCATTTCAGTTCGGAGAGCGGGATCACGCCGCGCTCGCGCTCGGTCGCGACCTTGCCGGCCGGCGTGCGGTCGGGCTGCAGACCGATGGTCGCGGCCTCCGGCCCGGCCGACAGCACGACGGCGAGCCGCCATTCCGGCAGGTCCCAGAAATACGGCACCGCGGCGAGCGCCGCGCCCCAGTCGGCGGTGACGTCGACCGTGGTGACCGGCCCGCGCCAGCCGTGCGCCTCGTCGTACTTGATCAGGCCCTTGTGCAGCGCGTCGCGCGCCATGACCTGCATCTGCGGGTCGAGCGTGGTGCGCACGGAGAGGCCGCCCTCGTAGAGACCGTTCTCGCCGTACATCTCGAGCAGCTTGCGGCGGACCTCCTCGCTGAAATAGTCGGCGGCGAAGACCTGGGCGGCGCGGTTGCGCGGCGTCACTTCCAGCGGCTCGGCCTTGGCCGCGTCGGCCTCCTCGCGCGTCGCGTAGCCGTTGATCACCATCTGGTCGAGGACGTAGTTGCGGCGTTCGACGGCGGCGGCGTTGCTGCGGTAGGGGTTGTAGTTCTCGGGGCCCTTCGGCAAGGCGGCGAGATAGGCGATCTGGGCGAGGTCGAGTTCGGCGAGCGGCTTGTCGAAATAGGCGAGCGAGGCCGCCGCGACGCCGTAGGACCGGAAGCCGAGGTAGATCTCGTTGAGATAGAGCTCGAGCACCTGGTCCTTGGAGAGCGCGTTGGTGATGCGCAGGGCGAGCAGCATCTCCTTGGCTTTGCGGTCGACGGTCCGCTCGTTGGAGAGCAGGAAGTTCTTGGCGACCTGCTGGGTGATCGTCGAGGCGCCGACGAGGCGCCGGCCGGCCATCAGGTTGTC contains:
- a CDS encoding ABC transporter permease, with product MDWLTRFPTMPTEDLTAVKKAIDETFRMFTRAFGPSLEAFFKPLQWFLIWAEKLLTGSPWPIVLAVIALLVWVASRNGRIVAGSVVGLLVIGWLGMWDDTMKTISMIFVATLLSVALGIPLGILMSRSNRARSIINPVLDVMQTMPSFVYLIPVVMLLGIGRVPGLIAVVIYAIPPMIRLTDLGIRLVDREVLEAADAFGSSKAQKLFNVQIPLALPTIMAGINQTIMMALAMVVVAAMIGVQGLGQPVLKSIANQYFALGIFNGLAIVAIAIVFDRTTQAFGRRLQKHREVVHGN
- a CDS encoding ABC transporter substrate-binding protein, whose product is MNKLLATAVIAAGCGLCQVGTAAAADCGHVTIANMNWQSAEVLAWIDKIVLSSGYGCDAELVAGDTQPTLTSMIEKGEPDVAPEAWVNAMRDLLDKAVAEGKLAYAGESLSDGGVEGWWIPKYLAEAHPDIKSIPDALKHPELFPDPEDNSKAAVYNCPQGWNCQVTTANFYKAYGAQAAGFNLIDTGSAAGLDGSIAKAYEAKQGWLGYYWAPTAILGRYEMVKLDMAATHDKAEWDRCSSVPDCADPKPNAWAKSEVFTVVTSRFKDAGGPAYEYLTKRSWKNETVNKLLAWMSDNQADGEAGAKYFLKNNPDVWTPWVSPEAAEKVKAAVAG
- a CDS encoding LysR substrate-binding domain-containing protein — translated: MAVDTAYSRKWIPLNALRAFEAVGRHLSFTGGAQAIGVTQSAVSRHVATLEDLIGQKLLIRRAHTVALTRAGEMLLPAIGKSFDRLEQVLDEIRVRTPDAGRTLRVHFPPSFLQQLAMPLLGEFRARFPDVSLDVVSTLAPGLPAGDVDVAVVYDLPRVSDAIRDLLWLVRVTPVCSPAIAAGIARDGLDLAGFLARHELLHVRVEGRPRGHLWNDFARRHGLAAPDGRGTTFDTLVLAVQYAIAGGGVALADVDMFAGEIAAGRLVAPFAEACDDGFGYYLSLAAEDLDDPVVADFRSWIIARFAGRGRAAAGGGAGPAVRLVAGER
- a CDS encoding aromatic ring-hydroxylating oxygenase subunit alpha, whose product is MLDSARILALLDSRRPGHALPQALYNDPAVHRFDIDVIFGRSWLMIGFEVELPKPGSYIALTVGRSPIIVIRDRGGDIRGFHNVCRHRGAQLCSDGAGRSARLVCPYHQWTYDLDGKLLHADRMAEDFDPAAHGLTPIRVELLAGCIYVCLSDDGPDFAPFRAVAEPQLLKHNFRDAKVAFSSVLVEKANWKLVMENARECYHCAACHPELGIAFPTGMSKHFDFTGDEHAANFDRRMADVGLDTTPREGDWWQVARFPLNPGIESMSMDGKPCVDRRMIDVNAREIGSLRWAIEPHNFSHALPEYAFMFSAFPTGPEETIVLSKWLVHKDAVEGVDYTLEGLTETWTRTNLQDRDLAENNQRGVNGLGYRPGPYSDDAEALVIRFVDWYGATARRHLEAA
- a CDS encoding flavin reductase family protein; this translates as MAIPDPARTRPWSGADDPLVLAAVRDEAPGVKSFRFVAASGAPFRFAAGQHLVLDLPLPGGTVRRSFTIASPPTRPAYVELTVKAQGAGGATAWMHEALRPGARLVARGPGGGFHLAERLDRPLVLATAGSGATPAMAIARTLSDRRESVPVHYLHLARRSADLLFRAEVETIAASLPAFRADFRISTADPACGLPAGRPDTAALARAIPTLAAAEVYACGPAGFMAAMRAAHAIAGGAPERFHTESFGGAEEALAPATAAPTAGFAVRVLPSGRELVAAPDEPLLAALHRAGVALPSSCRSGLCGTCRIMKRAGEVEMNQNGGLFDDEVEDGLILACCSRARSPLTLEIAK
- a CDS encoding cystathionine gamma-synthase family protein, with amino-acid sequence MSADLPNDRAPSAETLAISAGYDPASARGAAKPPVYLTSTFVYPSAAAAKDLHVAFFDGVDAGAAPGFIYARLGHPNLDMIEARVAALDGAEDAACFASGMAAITTTLLALLAPGDGILHTRPLYGGTDALIYGELARLGFPAFGILDAVDPAEVDRAVDAALAAGPVGVIWVESPANPTATIADLALIAAAADRIAARQGRRPPIVVDNTFLGPLASNPLRHGADLVMTSLTKYAAGHSDLLAGGISGSAALVRRLKQARTLFGTPLDAHSCWLLLRSLETLALRTARAFANARAIAEYLRGHPKVRSVTWLGFLAEGTPARAAFERQYRGTGSTFSFKIAGGEAEAFRMLDRLKVMRMAVSLGGTETLICHSASTTHYAVPKARREAVGVDDSTLRISVGIEDPADLLADLEQALEAI
- a CDS encoding NAD(P)/FAD-dependent oxidoreductase; this translates as MDAPLPFVDPKAQAGKFAAPAETFDVLVVGGGPAGTAAAVEAAGHGASVLLIDEHPVGAGLVGLDVPFLFGGRATAAVVTPERLVEQVVATSPGLEAAFEAGVDVRLGVSCFGLYVEGPGSLSLPGRIAALSDGERSWTVGFRTAVVATGARDLVIFFPGSELPGVVGAVGLHTLLARYDAFDGRRVVVLGSDALAVEAVLACRARGVAVAAVVEVALAVAAPADLAAALADTGVPVLTSHVVVRAEGDPTGIRAAVVAPVGGGEATRIACDTICLALGRVPVVDLLDAAGAALAYRDDAGGFVPTTADGLETTLPCVFVAGDCAGLGRRSSDGTADAAGRAAARAALARLGRDVPAAELPVVDAAPTEAYRLAWMDAMTAAGGPDVEICRCEEVTRAELLGVRPPRYLGADAAPCPPLERLAEDGTPSPDQLKRLTRAGMGVCQGRRCREQVAMATALATGTPLARLPLAGYRAPVRPLPLAAIADRDETPAMTADWDVWFGIPTQWVPYDDIGTEREDAFLGRNMHL
- a CDS encoding NAD(P)/FAD-dependent oxidoreductase — encoded protein: MTGEAIRGAAVVVVGAGASGLSAAWWLARSGVDVLVLDKGIVGWEASGRNGGGCTHYQSPLFHEEQRLWPTMDDLLGYPTEYRRERIIIATTEEHLALYRSMGERLGALGYPWEPIDARQARERVPLAGDTVLGGVHFKVGGHANPQRTVQAYAWATRDLGGRVVQHAPVTAIRRGAGGRVVGVETPRGLVGCDHLVIAAGPQTGRLAAMVGADLPLAMARAEMVVTEPLPLMPIGGVDGNGLYGRQTLRGNLAYGGGPHEWLDLPAAGAPLARPTTPLTRNLARRIAELLPKAAHARVIRSWAGLIENTPDGRPVIERLAEPDNVTLCTMSAVGFGLSPATGRAIRDLVVDGTCSFADISKFRLARFAGLDPDWRRANGWVEARAA
- the sugE gene encoding quaternary ammonium compound efflux SMR transporter SugE, whose product is MGWLILLAAGALEVVWTLALKYADGFTKLVPSLVTVAAMAASTLLLGWSLRYLPLGTAYAVWGAIGAVGTAILGILLFGEGTSLLRLGSIALIVAGSIGLKIAE